The stretch of DNA TCCTGTCAAGCGGGCCTCTGCGCCATCGATTCTCACTCAGCGGTCTTTTCAGATGCTAAAAGGAGGAGAGGGGGGTGGAGGAGGGGGTAGGGGGGGCAGGGTGGGAtgaaggagggaggaggaggaggaggaggaggaggaggggtgtGGTAGGGGCGCCGGAGTGGGTGTGAGAAAATAGACTGCGATCACAACACAAAGGTagggggacaaaaaaaaaaaaaaaaatgcacacgCGCGAGAGGAGGAGAGGATCCAGCTTCGGTAGCGCGAGCGCAGGAGGAAGCGTGGCCGTCTCCTGCGCCTCGTTAGGCGGACGCGCGCGCTTCGCCCGGTGCCGGTGCGTTTCTTCACGAGGCTCGCGGGTCTGTTTTAAGTTCGTTTTATTcgtttattttgtctttttctttaatcCTCTCACGACGTGAAACTTGCACACGCATACCGCCACACTCCGACAGACGCGGAATTTGTGGGAAAGTTAATTAAGGTGAATTTCGAATGCATCTAAAGTTTACTTGGTACGGAGTAAATTTTCAAAATAGCACTCCtacaatttattttactatcatttctaaaatatattagaTTTTTAGCACGCTTAAGAACGTACCAGTATATTTTTTCTCCTGGGTTACGAGTGTTTTCAGGAAACTGCCTCACAATAGCTAAAATGAGATGAATACAAATCGATAGAAACAATGGGAAAGGCTGTTaagaatgtgtaaaaaatatatatttgatagcTTGAACCATTTTAAGTATGAAGTTGAAAAATGCATCGAGAGGGACCACCAAATGGGTTGAAAATCCAAACTTCCGTACTCGGACACACATCTGGAAAAAGCCAAGTGGAATTTGAGTAAAAGTTAATTACGGCCCTAAAATAATCCATGCCTGTTACTTAAACTGgttcatgtttttcatgtttcttaaACACATGCTTAACAGGTCTcttccattgtttttttttattgattttttattaatacaatttttaactttatttcttcTAAGTTATTCTCCTAAAATCACTCGCCAAATGAAGTCCCTTAGAAACGTATTTGCAACATTTGATCACATCTTGTCACTTGCgaaccacaaacttcattaTATTAGCTTGTAATAATTACGAACcagatggaagaaaaagaatatctggtttaaaacttttcaaataaaaatctgaaaggtgcagcatgcatttgcatttagcccgattaaattaaaactttcacTTTGATCCAATCCTGTTGCTGCATTTTGCCCTTTATTTTTGCTCCGTCCATGTTCCAGTCAGCACTAAGCAGTTTCCCTCGctctgttgaaaaaaaaaaaaagcatcccaccgcagcatgatgctgccaccaccaaatGGGTCATGTTCGAAGTGCTGTGTATTGTTTGTATGCAGATTATTAAACAACATAAGAACTACTGTTTAATAGGAATCTTTATTAATAAGTCAAACAAGGATATATAAAATACACTCCCCATGTGAAAAGAACTCCAAAAACACAACCTTTATATGCCCCTCCCTACCCCACGCCCCACATTTTCTCATGGTCTTCACTTGGCTGCCTGCTGGGCTTGGCGACGAAGAAGCACGTAGATCTTCTCTTTGATCCAGTCCTTGTTGTACGGTTGGTACGTCTGTGTGTCGGCACGATACCTAAGACGGAACGACAGGTTTAGGTCTGTTTGCACCTGACTCCTTACAACAAGACGCCGCcattcattttgaaaacataCAGCTGCTTTGATATTGACCAAAGTCTTCTTGTGCCCCAGAGGATGACCCTTTCCTAATTTTTAGAATAGGAGCTTTAAAAGTTGCTCAAATGGTTACATTTGATAGGTGGACAGCTCTATGTCTCTACAGAGCTGCTAAACTATGAAAATACAAACtcaattaacaaaaaaaaggcatGTTAGGAGAGACCTTTCGTTTTCAATATCAAGTTACGATGCTACTTTCTGTTGTGATGAAAAACGctgtaaatatcaaatataaaagaaattcGACTATGTAATTTAGCGTCTAAAAATTGGtactctgtctctttaagaaacgcctgctctttttgaagctccgccttcaggaagtcatcacaacatggctccccTATTGAACCTTTATCAACGTTtttttgcactgagaagtagcttgtacaATGAGCTttgcagatgctcagttcctccaggtgtttgctaattgctgctggctagtctgaaggagttgagtgggggAGTTGAAAGGGAGGGCTGCTATGTggggcagaagcttggaaactgtgactctgaggaggagctatgtcctcgaaggcggagctaggtccacttaaattaaatttttctgacTTTGTGAACGTTTcttagttttttgtgtttttttacttttaaactaaACAACTGAAATGGTTCCAGTGTGGAACACATGAACCTCTTTCATATCAAAGCTCTGTTATAATCACAACCAGAGTATCCACCTCTCCATTTCTGCAGCCTCATTCACAGCACGAGTCGATCGATATGTTTGACTCTTTTTGCAGCACTTGAAATATTTGTCAATTTTTCAGTCTTAAAGAAAAATCCAGTTTACTTCCCTAAATTCTTGTGTAAATATCAGGGAATGTTCATACATCGTCTCTACATCGGGGATGTCCAAAGTCTGCCCCGTTGGCCATTTGTAGCTCTTCCAGTGAATGTGTGGCGTAATATTTAACTTACTAGTTTTGTGTTATAGTCTAATAATAACACGTAAAGGTAGCATCCAAAATGTAAAAGCTTTATTAGtgtgaaatttactttttatttttaaagattaaacaaTCAGGAAGGATTAGTTTACATCGACTTACACCAAACAGCTGAGGTCGGCAAGGTCATCGATGAAGTCAAACAGCTGGCTGATGTCGTATGTGATGGACGGACTGTTGGGGTTCATTCTCTTTAAATGCTCCTCATACATCTTACAAACGCCTGCAGGAtgcaaaaaaatgcaataaatcacACTGTTGTGGTAAGAACAGACACATAATGCAAGTTCAATGTGAACGAGACATTTGTAGAAATGTCTTCTCAATCTTTCGATCACAGATTCTGActggaaaatgaatgaaaatgtacCGCCGGTTGTGGATGGTCCAACAATATTTCACTCCATGAAAAAGTGTTTACATTAATGCTTTGATATTGACCTTGTCATTTTGATATAATAGTGTTGGTGTTCAGGAAAGAGAAAATAGTTCAATTGCTTTTTTGGTTCATGACCTTCAATAGAGCGCAACATGCTGTGTACTGAGTCACTTTGCTCAATGTCCCCTGGCAAGAAATTTCTTGACGCGTCAAGAAATTTCTTGACGAGTTAAGAGTGTTCTCAGGTTTTGGTTTGgcaaatgaaaatacaaaaaaagagagagagattttgAAAGCTTCTGTGACTTTGCAAGCGGGCAAATTGTTTTTGTAGCGTTCTGCTTCCGCTTACCTTCCATACATTCATTGACCGATTCATAATCAGCATATGTCCGACCCTCTGGCCTCTTCGTGGGCTGCACCAGCAGGATGGTGTGAGACTGAAATTCATAGTGACACCGTTACATGCAACTAAAAGTAATCATTGTCTCATTCAaagcacatttgttttcaagtaaataaaagctactttaaatatatgaattatGTGCGCGCGCGTTGTTTCAGACTTGTCAGTAAATGAGACCTTTCGATAGCAGGCCTTGAATATACAACAGTGCTTTGTTTCTCAGCTCCAACAATattatgttaataaaaataaagttcacaTTCCATAAAGCTTACAAAGTGCTATATAGTTAAACGGTgtgaataaaaattatttgtctGAAACTCCATAAAACCTACTAAAGCGTTAACTCACAAACCAACCCGTATATGGTTATTATCAGTTCAAACAGTTAATGATCATTGAATTGCACAGCTTTGGGCTGTTAAgacaattaaataacatttatgatACCAAAACGAGGCACACGTTTATCATTAGGTGGTTATGGCAATCTTAAGTTCTGTTGTGGCGGATACGatgtatatatttcacaccCGAAATGACTGACTTTG from Xiphophorus hellerii strain 12219 chromosome 19, Xiphophorus_hellerii-4.1, whole genome shotgun sequence encodes:
- the LOC116708469 gene encoding enhancer of rudimentary homolog produces the protein MSHTILLVQPTKRPEGRTYADYESVNECMEGVCKMYEEHLKRMNPNSPSITYDISQLFDFIDDLADLSCLVYRADTQTYQPYNKDWIKEKIYVLLRRQAQQAAK